In one window of Armatimonadota bacterium DNA:
- a CDS encoding bifunctional oligoribonuclease/PAP phosphatase NrnA — protein MLTHVNPDGDALGSLLGLALGLESLGIRTAPLCADPVPAIYRFLPGAERIASDFPAQPPMLAIAVDSDGRSRVGRLALGLERVCTTVDIDHHATEKAFGDVQWVDPRAAATGEMVYRLLRAMDVAVSPDIATCLYTAILTDTGRFCYSNTSPRVLRIAAALVRAGANPQRIYREVYESKSFSASRLLGLALGRLSQTAEGGVIFSTLTQDDFRSAGSTPDETEGIIDHLRAVRQARAAALFVALPDGGVRVSLRSQGAIDVGEVALRFGGGGHTNAAGCTVPGPMPQAQDRVLPALVEALSRE, from the coding sequence ATGCTGACGCACGTCAATCCTGACGGCGATGCCCTCGGGTCCCTGCTCGGCCTCGCGTTGGGCCTGGAGTCGCTTGGAATACGAACCGCGCCGCTGTGCGCTGATCCCGTGCCTGCCATCTACCGCTTCCTCCCCGGCGCCGAGCGCATCGCCAGTGACTTTCCGGCACAGCCTCCGATGCTGGCGATTGCGGTGGACAGCGACGGGCGCTCCCGCGTCGGGCGGCTCGCCTTGGGTCTGGAGCGCGTGTGCACGACGGTTGACATTGACCACCACGCCACTGAGAAGGCCTTCGGCGACGTGCAGTGGGTGGACCCGCGCGCTGCCGCCACCGGCGAGATGGTGTACCGGCTGCTCAGAGCGATGGACGTGGCCGTGAGTCCCGATATCGCGACCTGCCTCTACACCGCCATCCTCACTGACACCGGGAGGTTCTGCTACAGCAATACCAGCCCGCGGGTGCTGCGCATTGCGGCCGCGCTCGTGCGCGCCGGCGCCAACCCGCAGCGGATCTACCGCGAAGTATATGAGAGCAAGTCCTTCTCGGCGAGCCGGCTCCTCGGCCTCGCGCTGGGGCGCCTGAGCCAGACGGCCGAAGGTGGCGTCATTTTCTCCACGCTGACTCAAGATGACTTCCGAAGCGCCGGCAGCACCCCGGATGAGACCGAGGGCATCATTGACCACTTGCGCGCGGTGCGCCAGGCGCGCGCCGCGGCTCTCTTTGTCGCATTGCCCGACGGGGGCGTTCGCGTGAGCCTCCGCTCCCAGGGCGCGATAGACGTCGGCGAGGTTGCGCTGCGTTTCGGCGGCGGCGGACATACGAACGCCGCCGGCTGCACCGTTCCCGGCCCCATGCCACAGGCCCAGGATCGGGTTCTCCCCGCCCTCGTCGAAGCTCTGTCGCGGGAGTAG
- the rbfA gene encoding 30S ribosome-binding factor RbfA has protein sequence MRCVVPTQRQERVGQLLRQEISHIIKRQLKDPRIGMISITDVEVTADLRHARVFASVFGSDDEAVASLAVLDGAAGFIRGELGKTVRLRYIPELEFRRDESAARGARIHELLEQVKRDSRPTEDPTDSGSDPAA, from the coding sequence ATGAGGTGCGTCGTGCCCACTCAGCGGCAGGAGCGCGTTGGTCAACTGCTGCGGCAGGAGATCAGCCATATCATCAAGCGCCAACTGAAGGACCCGCGCATCGGCATGATCAGCATCACCGACGTCGAGGTCACCGCCGACCTGCGCCACGCACGCGTCTTCGCCAGCGTCTTCGGCAGCGACGACGAGGCGGTCGCCAGCCTTGCCGTCCTCGATGGCGCGGCGGGCTTCATCCGCGGCGAACTGGGGAAGACCGTGCGTCTGCGCTACATCCCCGAACTCGAGTTCCGCCGCGATGAGTCCGCGGCGCGGGGCGCCCGCATCCACGAACTGCTCGAACAGGTGAAACGTGACTCGCGTCCCACAGAGGATCCAACAGATAGCGGATCTGATCCGGCGGCATAG
- a CDS encoding DUF503 domain-containing protein, with protein MYSIGAGTLELEVTDSLTLKDKRQVVKGLLDRLRRRFNVAAAEVDHLDSPRFATLAICAVANDQAVVHSILEKAVDLVESEPRAALLSHDIEML; from the coding sequence ATGTATTCCATCGGCGCCGGCACGCTCGAACTCGAGGTCACGGACAGCCTCACGCTCAAGGACAAGCGGCAGGTCGTTAAAGGTCTGCTCGACCGTCTGCGCAGGCGGTTCAACGTCGCCGCGGCAGAGGTGGATCACCTCGACTCACCGCGTTTCGCGACGCTGGCGATCTGTGCCGTTGCCAATGACCAGGCGGTGGTCCATTCGATATTGGAGAAGGCGGTTGACCTGGTCGAGTCTGAGCCGCGAGCCGCGCTGTTGTCCCACGACATCGAGATGTTATGA
- the infB gene encoding translation initiation factor IF-2: MKVIELSKELGIALPKLKATLDELGVKARTVNTALKDADALRVAETLGKGDQVRALLEAPVAAAAEPAPAAPAEAPAGKPAAPTTVRKIPKAKVAEKAPEQLPDKAAAVPRAPAGPEKRARPTKPAEPKVSKVVAPLLRVAQERRPKEAPAGALKPPVRLRVPPRRLPTIRRARAKARTEKEPAQPKPTKQPVAVSTAMSVKEFAALLKSEPARLLGALLDMGIVANVNKVLEPDALTRVGAALGREVTIEEPTDEALEAALEASEARAATKQSLPRSPIVTVLGHVDHGKTTLLDTIRHAKVTEQEVGGITQHIGAYHVEVGGKGITFVDTPGHEAFTAMRARGANVTDIAVLVVAADDGVMPQTIEAINHARAAGVPIIVAVNKIDRPQANPERTRQQLAEQGLTPEEWGGDTVFVNISALNGTGIDSLLEMILVVAEVQELKADPDAPATATVIEAELDRRVGPLVTALVREGTLRTGDAVVAGLAGGKIRAMLNDTSEPIAEAGPAMPAVIMGLDTVPEAGDTLELVDDERAAKQVASSRQNRHRANRIQAAQRMSLEDLYQRIEAGEVKELNVVLKADVQGSVEAISQSLTSIEHPEVRVRVIHAGVGDISDSDVMLAQASQAVIIGFHVNIESAAREVAGEQGVDVRIYQVIYDLLDDVKAAMTGMLEPEYETVLTGRAEVRQLFKISRLGTIAGCYVTEGTIARGADVRVLRGDEVVHEGKIASLRHLKDDVREIGEGFECGIGIEGFEQVEPGDVIQAFTMREVRREVI; this comes from the coding sequence ATGAAGGTTATCGAGTTATCAAAAGAACTGGGAATCGCCCTGCCGAAGCTCAAGGCGACACTTGACGAGCTAGGGGTCAAGGCACGTACCGTCAACACCGCGCTGAAAGACGCGGATGCGCTTCGGGTGGCGGAGACGCTCGGCAAGGGCGATCAGGTGCGCGCGCTGCTGGAGGCGCCTGTGGCGGCCGCCGCGGAGCCGGCACCCGCTGCGCCTGCGGAAGCCCCCGCTGGCAAACCCGCGGCGCCAACCACGGTCAGGAAGATCCCGAAGGCCAAGGTCGCCGAGAAGGCACCGGAGCAATTGCCGGACAAGGCGGCCGCCGTGCCCCGCGCACCCGCGGGACCGGAGAAGCGCGCGCGGCCCACCAAGCCCGCCGAACCGAAGGTCAGCAAGGTCGTCGCGCCCCTGCTTCGCGTCGCCCAGGAACGGCGTCCCAAAGAGGCGCCCGCGGGGGCCCTCAAGCCGCCAGTGCGGCTACGCGTCCCGCCGCGACGCCTGCCCACGATCCGGCGCGCGCGCGCCAAGGCGAGGACCGAGAAAGAGCCAGCTCAGCCGAAACCCACCAAGCAGCCGGTCGCGGTCTCAACCGCGATGTCGGTCAAGGAATTCGCAGCACTGCTGAAATCGGAGCCGGCGCGGCTGCTCGGCGCTCTGTTGGACATGGGCATCGTCGCCAACGTCAACAAGGTGCTCGAGCCTGACGCGCTCACCCGTGTTGGCGCAGCGTTGGGTCGAGAGGTCACAATCGAGGAACCCACGGACGAGGCGCTCGAGGCCGCCCTCGAGGCGTCCGAGGCCCGCGCCGCCACGAAACAATCGCTCCCGCGATCTCCTATCGTCACGGTGCTGGGACACGTGGATCACGGCAAGACCACGCTCCTCGACACGATCCGGCACGCCAAGGTCACGGAGCAGGAAGTCGGCGGCATCACGCAGCACATCGGCGCCTATCACGTCGAGGTTGGCGGCAAGGGGATCACGTTCGTTGACACACCGGGGCACGAGGCGTTCACCGCGATGCGCGCGCGCGGCGCCAATGTGACCGACATCGCGGTTCTCGTAGTTGCCGCAGACGACGGCGTCATGCCGCAGACCATCGAGGCCATCAACCACGCTCGCGCCGCGGGGGTGCCGATCATTGTCGCGGTCAACAAGATTGACCGCCCCCAGGCGAACCCGGAGCGGACGCGCCAGCAGCTTGCGGAGCAGGGCTTGACGCCGGAGGAATGGGGCGGCGACACGGTCTTCGTCAATATCTCCGCGCTCAACGGGACCGGGATTGACAGTCTGTTGGAGATGATCCTCGTCGTCGCCGAGGTGCAGGAGCTGAAGGCCGACCCGGACGCGCCGGCCACGGCGACCGTCATCGAGGCCGAGCTCGACCGGCGCGTCGGGCCGCTGGTGACGGCGCTGGTACGCGAGGGCACGCTGCGCACGGGCGACGCCGTAGTGGCCGGGCTGGCCGGGGGCAAGATCCGCGCGATGCTCAACGATACCAGCGAGCCGATCGCGGAGGCGGGGCCGGCGATGCCCGCCGTGATCATGGGCCTGGACACCGTGCCCGAGGCGGGCGATACGCTTGAGCTCGTGGATGACGAAAGGGCCGCGAAGCAGGTGGCATCGTCGCGGCAGAATCGGCATCGTGCGAACCGCATTCAGGCCGCGCAGCGCATGAGCCTGGAGGATCTCTACCAGCGCATCGAGGCCGGGGAGGTCAAGGAGTTGAACGTCGTCCTCAAGGCCGACGTTCAGGGTTCGGTCGAAGCCATCTCGCAGTCGCTGACAAGTATCGAGCATCCCGAGGTGCGCGTGCGGGTGATCCACGCCGGTGTCGGCGACATCTCCGATTCCGACGTCATGCTGGCGCAGGCGTCGCAGGCAGTCATCATCGGTTTTCATGTCAATATCGAGTCTGCCGCGCGCGAGGTCGCCGGGGAGCAGGGCGTGGACGTTCGCATCTATCAGGTCATTTACGACCTGCTCGACGACGTCAAAGCCGCCATGACGGGCATGCTGGAGCCCGAGTACGAGACGGTGCTCACCGGACGCGCGGAGGTGCGCCAGTTGTTCAAGATTTCCCGACTGGGCACGATTGCGGGCTGCTACGTCACCGAGGGTACGATCGCACGCGGCGCGGATGTGCGCGTCTTGCGCGGGGACGAAGTGGTGCACGAGGGGAAGATCGCCTCTCTCCGCCACCTCAAGGACGACGTGCGGGAGATTGGCGAAGGCTTTGAGTGCGGCATCGGGATTGAGGGCTTCGAGCAGGTCGAGCCTGGAGACGTGATCCAGGCCTTCACCATGCGCGAAGTACGTCGCGAGGTCATCTAG
- a CDS encoding YlxR family protein yields MPRHVPMRTCVACRNQRPKAELMRVVRTPEGRVEFDPTGGATGRGAYVCRRSECVERIAHKGAVRRALGQSLPEEAVQRMLQSARAVGSDAR; encoded by the coding sequence ATGCCGCGCCACGTCCCGATGCGCACGTGTGTGGCGTGCCGCAATCAGCGGCCGAAGGCCGAACTGATGCGGGTGGTGCGCACACCGGAGGGTCGGGTCGAGTTCGATCCGACCGGAGGTGCGACGGGGCGGGGAGCATACGTGTGCCGACGCAGCGAATGCGTCGAGCGAATTGCCCACAAGGGAGCTGTGCGCCGGGCGCTGGGGCAGTCGCTGCCGGAGGAAGCCGTTCAGCGTATGCTGCAGTCGGCGAGGGCGGTCGGATCGGACGCCAGGTAG
- the nusA gene encoding transcription termination/antitermination protein NusA, protein MQMDFVQALRDIEKEKDIPLETLEEILEAALVSAYRKHYGSAGEIHVEIDWDDSRASIYARKLVVETVEDTNVELSIEDARKLDAGIEVGESVDIEVTPENFGRIAAQTAKQVVVQRIREAEREIIFSEFSDRAGEVVTGIVQRRTGRSVFINVGKVEALLPASEQMSSDACRFGERLKVYVVEVKRTTKTPHVLVSRSHPGLLRRLFELEVPEVHDGVVEIKAIAREAGLRSKVAVFSRQDNVDPVGACVGHRGSRVQAVVDELRGEKIDIVRWSDEMSRYLASALSPARVNEVVVDEDQKTATVIVPDNQLSLAIGKEGQNVRLAARLTGWRIDIRSETQIAEMEEAMYAELDARATATISGAADADEDGPVGAEEVGEPSAEFVVGGERDESAVEAPAEGEVGEEAEAEPEAQAEAAAEPETSVADETPEQTGEPEESPAPAATEEASGESEPEAATEEGGQEAAAAVAVADESAK, encoded by the coding sequence ATGCAAATGGACTTCGTACAAGCCCTGCGGGACATAGAGAAAGAAAAAGACATACCGCTGGAGACGCTCGAGGAGATCCTCGAGGCGGCTCTGGTTTCGGCATACCGCAAGCACTACGGTTCGGCAGGCGAGATTCACGTCGAGATCGACTGGGATGACTCGCGCGCCAGCATTTACGCGCGCAAGCTCGTGGTGGAGACGGTCGAGGATACAAACGTCGAGCTATCAATCGAAGACGCGCGCAAGCTGGATGCCGGCATCGAGGTCGGGGAGAGCGTTGATATCGAGGTGACGCCCGAGAACTTCGGTCGCATCGCCGCCCAGACCGCCAAGCAAGTAGTGGTTCAGCGCATCCGCGAGGCGGAGCGCGAGATCATCTTCTCCGAGTTCAGCGATCGCGCGGGAGAGGTCGTCACCGGCATCGTCCAGCGCCGCACCGGGCGGTCGGTGTTCATCAACGTCGGTAAGGTGGAAGCCCTGCTCCCGGCGTCGGAGCAGATGTCGTCGGATGCGTGCCGCTTTGGGGAGCGGCTCAAGGTCTATGTCGTCGAGGTCAAGCGCACGACGAAGACGCCGCATGTCCTGGTTTCGCGCAGTCATCCGGGGCTGCTGCGGCGGCTGTTCGAGCTGGAGGTGCCGGAGGTCCACGACGGCGTGGTCGAAATCAAGGCTATCGCTCGCGAGGCCGGCCTGCGCTCCAAAGTCGCGGTTTTCTCCCGCCAGGACAACGTTGATCCGGTCGGCGCGTGCGTCGGCCATCGCGGCAGCCGGGTACAAGCCGTGGTGGACGAGCTGCGCGGCGAGAAGATTGACATCGTGCGCTGGAGCGACGAGATGTCGCGCTACCTCGCCAGTGCGCTCAGCCCGGCGCGCGTCAACGAGGTGGTCGTGGACGAGGATCAGAAGACGGCGACGGTTATCGTCCCCGACAACCAACTCTCCCTTGCCATCGGCAAGGAAGGTCAGAATGTCCGGCTGGCGGCGCGGCTGACGGGATGGCGCATAGATATCCGCAGCGAGACCCAAATCGCCGAGATGGAAGAGGCGATGTACGCCGAATTGGATGCGCGGGCCACTGCGACGATCTCCGGCGCCGCGGATGCCGACGAAGACGGGCCGGTCGGCGCGGAGGAAGTCGGCGAGCCGTCTGCCGAGTTCGTGGTCGGCGGAGAGCGCGACGAATCAGCCGTCGAGGCGCCAGCCGAGGGGGAAGTCGGCGAGGAAGCCGAGGCGGAGCCTGAAGCTCAAGCGGAGGCTGCGGCCGAACCGGAGACCTCTGTCGCAGACGAGACGCCTGAGCAGACCGGCGAACCCGAAGAGTCGCCGGCGCCCGCAGCGACCGAAGAGGCCAGCGGCGAGAGCGAACCCGAGGCCGCGACGGAAGAAGGCGGGCAGGAGGCGGCGGCGGCCGTTGCTGTCGCGGACGAGTCGGCGAAATAA
- a CDS encoding Gfo/Idh/MocA family oxidoreductase, producing MLRVCVIGMGPIGNRHADIYQEDELADLVGVCDVIKERAEDASARLGVPGFHDAVEMLDTLRPDLVSVATGGHEYGSDHHRPTMQALERGCHVLCEKPLSNEVPQAREMVLKAREMKVCLGTNLNHRFTPAAAKAREWVDERRLGALLFINMSMWIGNPAESSPYFHLKALHPHTIDVMRYFCGEIEQVHCFAVKAPGRKIWSTAQFNMKFASGAIGHLTGSYDIMRGHPMERCEVAGTEGRFVLVDMYKELTFYPRRSDEKAVITNPICGGMTGFPDTFRRRIHRFLEQVSQGAAPARIDGSGSDGLAAQNVIQAAIESLETGRVVPVPSLDCA from the coding sequence ATGCTGCGAGTGTGTGTCATAGGCATGGGGCCGATCGGGAATCGCCATGCCGATATCTATCAGGAAGACGAGTTGGCTGACCTCGTCGGTGTGTGTGACGTCATCAAGGAGCGCGCCGAAGACGCCAGCGCGCGTCTAGGCGTGCCCGGCTTCCACGACGCAGTTGAGATGCTCGACACGCTGCGCCCGGACCTGGTGAGCGTGGCGACCGGCGGGCATGAGTACGGCAGCGATCACCACCGACCGACGATGCAGGCGCTGGAGCGCGGCTGCCACGTTCTATGCGAGAAGCCGCTGAGCAACGAGGTGCCGCAGGCGCGCGAGATGGTGCTCAAAGCGCGGGAGATGAAGGTGTGCCTCGGCACCAATCTCAATCATCGCTTCACCCCCGCGGCGGCCAAAGCCAGGGAATGGGTGGACGAGCGCCGGCTTGGGGCCCTCCTCTTCATCAACATGTCGATGTGGATCGGCAACCCAGCCGAGAGTTCGCCGTATTTCCACCTCAAGGCGCTGCACCCGCACACGATCGATGTCATGCGATACTTCTGCGGCGAGATCGAGCAGGTGCACTGCTTCGCCGTGAAGGCGCCGGGACGGAAGATCTGGTCAACCGCTCAGTTCAACATGAAGTTCGCGAGCGGTGCCATCGGCCATCTGACCGGCAGCTACGACATCATGCGCGGGCATCCCATGGAGCGCTGCGAAGTGGCAGGCACCGAGGGGCGATTCGTCCTCGTGGACATGTACAAGGAACTCACCTTCTACCCGCGTCGGTCGGACGAGAAGGCCGTCATCACCAACCCCATCTGCGGCGGCATGACGGGCTTTCCGGACACCTTCCGCCGCCGCATTCATCGGTTCCTGGAGCAAGTGTCGCAGGGCGCCGCTCCGGCTAGGATTGACGGCTCGGGATCTGACGGGCTGGCCGCACAGAACGTTATCCAGGCGGCGATTGAATCCCTGGAGACGGGCCGTGTCGTGCCGGTGCCCTCGCTCGACTGCGCGTAG
- a CDS encoding Gfo/Idh/MocA family oxidoreductase: protein MIRACVIGLTAAGGAHAAAYRGDTRSQLVGVCDTETQRAEELAARLKAPAFRDLDEMLATARPDLVSVCTRGDRIALVRQVLEAGCHVLCEAPLSREPTPAREVVALARARGLCLAADFNLRFTPAVVTAKRWIDDGRVGTPLFINTSLWWSCAGKSGDPPLLLWRIACHGFDLMRYLCGGIAQAQCFATQASQGGSWSSAQMNVRFASDIVGGLTVSTDMAARHPLARCEVAGTTARVVVDNIYEEVALYPHAEEDKTVITNSIFGGLGGYEDTYRCRVERLLEQLAASAGPDEIEGSGADALAAQASVDAAVASLESGEIAPVTAV from the coding sequence ATGATTCGCGCTTGCGTCATCGGGCTGACTGCCGCCGGCGGGGCGCACGCTGCTGCTTACCGGGGCGATACGCGTTCTCAGCTCGTCGGCGTATGCGACACTGAAACGCAGCGCGCCGAGGAGTTGGCGGCGCGTCTCAAGGCACCGGCCTTCCGCGACCTGGACGAAATGCTGGCGACCGCGCGGCCAGACCTGGTGAGCGTGTGCACGCGAGGCGACCGGATCGCACTCGTGAGACAGGTCCTCGAAGCCGGTTGCCACGTCCTGTGCGAGGCGCCCCTATCGCGAGAGCCGACACCGGCGCGCGAGGTGGTTGCGCTTGCGCGTGCGCGGGGCCTGTGTCTCGCAGCGGACTTCAACCTGCGCTTTACCCCGGCGGTCGTGACTGCCAAGCGTTGGATTGACGACGGACGCGTGGGCACGCCGCTCTTCATCAACACGTCGCTGTGGTGGAGTTGCGCGGGGAAATCCGGCGACCCCCCATTGCTGCTGTGGCGGATCGCCTGTCACGGCTTCGACCTCATGCGCTACCTGTGCGGCGGCATCGCGCAGGCGCAGTGCTTTGCGACGCAGGCATCGCAAGGCGGTAGCTGGTCGTCGGCGCAGATGAACGTGCGGTTCGCAAGCGATATTGTGGGCGGCCTGACTGTCAGCACCGACATGGCGGCGCGTCATCCCCTGGCTCGCTGCGAAGTCGCCGGCACGACGGCGCGCGTGGTCGTGGATAACATTTACGAGGAAGTCGCCCTCTACCCTCACGCCGAGGAGGACAAGACCGTCATTACGAATTCCATCTTCGGCGGTCTGGGGGGCTACGAGGATACGTACCGCTGCCGGGTGGAGCGCCTGCTCGAGCAGTTGGCGGCGAGTGCAGGGCCGGATGAGATAGAAGGCTCGGGGGCTGATGCGCTGGCGGCACAAGCGTCCGTGGATGCGGCCGTCGCATCGCTCGAGAGCGGGGAGATCGCGCCGGTGACGGCCGTGTAG
- a CDS encoding sulfatase, with translation MPRRRPNLLMLAVDSLRRDHCSMYGYHRRTTPHLDELARSGVLFENMFSPYVPTTPGYSGMLTGWDVINTQMVGLSPQGRVLDPDHPTLGEILRDHGYASACVGFGGDFYRGFDKYADYEAWVSWEDRPARKAENLNDKALPMLNEMAQSGQPWCLFLRHMDPHAPYVPPPPFDTMFYSGDPCDPALPDTMGPVRDFKPFRDFHLSWMPPGIRDINHVIAQYDGELAYMDACIARIFRHIQELGQWENTLVLFTSDHGETLADHGCYFDHHGTYEPTLMVPLVLHWPGRLPAGMRLTGIALLEDIVPTLVDVMGLEKAKKTRFDGNNLMRMVRGQVANYRSEFYISECTWMRKRGWRTPEWKLIEALEPDFHDKPPVELYNLVTDPLEEKNLAKKERTVVEHLRGRMLAWLDRRMKETGKPDPIMTYTIGVDKYIGSIATAKKLQQR, from the coding sequence ATGCCACGTCGTCGCCCGAATCTGCTCATGCTCGCGGTGGACAGCCTGCGCCGCGATCACTGCTCGATGTACGGTTACCATCGCCGCACGACGCCGCATCTCGATGAGCTTGCCCGCAGCGGCGTTCTGTTCGAGAACATGTTCAGCCCGTACGTGCCGACGACGCCGGGATATTCGGGCATGCTCACAGGGTGGGATGTTATCAATACCCAGATGGTCGGGCTGAGTCCGCAAGGTCGGGTTCTCGATCCAGACCATCCTACCCTCGGCGAGATCCTGCGCGATCACGGCTATGCCTCCGCATGCGTGGGATTCGGGGGCGATTTCTACCGCGGCTTCGACAAATACGCGGACTATGAGGCGTGGGTGTCGTGGGAGGATCGCCCAGCGCGCAAGGCGGAGAACCTGAACGACAAAGCGCTGCCCATGCTGAACGAGATGGCGCAGTCCGGCCAGCCGTGGTGCCTGTTCCTGCGCCACATGGACCCACATGCTCCGTACGTGCCGCCGCCGCCGTTCGACACGATGTTCTATTCCGGCGATCCGTGTGACCCGGCGCTGCCGGATACGATGGGCCCGGTGCGTGACTTCAAGCCGTTCCGCGATTTCCATCTGTCATGGATGCCGCCGGGAATCCGCGACATCAACCACGTCATCGCGCAGTACGACGGTGAGCTGGCGTACATGGACGCCTGCATCGCTCGCATCTTCAGGCATATCCAGGAACTCGGGCAGTGGGAGAACACGCTGGTCCTCTTCACCTCCGACCACGGCGAGACCCTTGCCGACCACGGGTGCTATTTCGATCACCACGGCACGTACGAGCCGACGCTGATGGTGCCGCTGGTGCTGCACTGGCCGGGCCGCCTGCCGGCCGGGATGCGTCTCACGGGCATCGCGCTGCTCGAGGACATCGTGCCGACGTTGGTCGACGTAATGGGCCTGGAGAAGGCCAAGAAGACACGCTTCGACGGCAACAACCTGATGCGCATGGTGCGCGGCCAGGTGGCGAATTACCGCTCGGAGTTCTACATCAGCGAGTGCACTTGGATGCGCAAGCGCGGTTGGCGCACGCCGGAGTGGAAGCTCATCGAGGCCCTGGAACCGGACTTCCACGACAAGCCGCCGGTGGAGCTGTACAACCTGGTGACCGACCCGCTCGAGGAGAAGAACCTCGCGAAGAAGGAGCGCACGGTCGTGGAACACCTGCGCGGGCGCATGCTCGCCTGGCTCGACCGCCGCATGAAGGAGACCGGCAAGCCCGACCCGATCATGACGTATACGATCGGGGTGGACAAGTACATCGGCTCGATCGCCACTGCGAAGAAGCTGCAGCAGCGGTAG
- a CDS encoding sugar phosphate isomerase/epimerase gives MFSLGANSVLFGGFDLETAMAHTAASGYDGIELSAIKGMCEHLCLDTWREDAPRIRDLAQQHGLKLLAIEEAALDEERLITAFEACSDIGIPVINIGPGGKSDNDDDLKAAIAKMAKLAERAADFGVVLCVKAHVGASIYNTPTTLRAMSEIDSPGFGIDMDPSHVYRAGENPVEALPQVISRVRHIHIRDCPDRGPGPGKPEVQACGRGEIDLLGYVRVLTEAGYTGPVDLEIIGAGEYELARCAIVAAESRGYLNACIKACGVR, from the coding sequence ATGTTTTCCCTCGGTGCGAATTCGGTTCTGTTCGGTGGATTTGATCTGGAGACGGCGATGGCGCACACCGCCGCTTCCGGCTACGATGGCATTGAGCTGTCGGCCATCAAGGGCATGTGCGAGCACTTGTGTCTCGACACGTGGCGTGAGGATGCGCCGCGCATACGCGACCTGGCGCAGCAGCATGGCCTCAAGCTCCTGGCGATCGAGGAGGCCGCCCTCGACGAGGAGCGCCTCATCACCGCATTCGAGGCCTGCTCCGACATCGGCATTCCGGTCATCAATATCGGCCCGGGCGGGAAGTCGGATAACGACGATGATCTCAAAGCGGCGATCGCCAAGATGGCCAAGTTGGCGGAGCGCGCGGCCGATTTCGGCGTCGTCCTGTGCGTCAAGGCCCACGTCGGCGCCAGCATCTACAACACACCGACGACCCTGCGCGCGATGTCCGAGATTGATTCTCCCGGGTTCGGGATAGACATGGATCCCAGCCACGTCTATCGCGCCGGCGAGAACCCGGTGGAGGCGCTGCCGCAAGTGATCAGCCGCGTGCGGCACATCCACATCCGCGATTGTCCCGACCGGGGCCCCGGCCCGGGAAAGCCCGAGGTGCAGGCCTGCGGACGCGGCGAGATTGACCTGTTGGGGTATGTCAGAGTCCTGACGGAAGCGGGATACACGGGCCCGGTTGATCTGGAGATCATCGGCGCCGGGGAATATGAACTTGCGCGCTGCGCCATTGTCGCCGCCGAGAGCCGCGGTTATCTTAACGCGTGCATCAAGGCGTGCGGAGTGCGTTAG